A single region of the Longimicrobiaceae bacterium genome encodes:
- the mqnB gene encoding futalosine hydrolase — MNTAPAREPLALICAVPQECGELLAALVDAAEVEIGRKRAWRGRLDGAPVVLLPAGMGKTNVAQAVTALLERATVRGVLGFGIAGAYPGSGLEIGNVALASSAIYGDEGVQAPGGWISTEAIGIPLHRRGDTVCYNEFAADPARMDAARAALEAAGIATRVGPFVTVSCCSGTAARGEELARRFGALCEGMEGAALAHVCAIYGVPFLELRAVSNHVEDRDMSRWRIREAAVAAQKAARVVAAAWNIDTSTEGPEDR; from the coding sequence GTGAACACCGCCCCGGCCCGTGAGCCGCTCGCGCTGATCTGCGCGGTGCCGCAGGAGTGCGGCGAGCTGCTCGCGGCGCTGGTGGATGCGGCGGAGGTGGAGATCGGGCGCAAGAGGGCGTGGCGCGGGCGGCTGGACGGCGCGCCGGTCGTGCTCCTGCCCGCGGGGATGGGCAAGACGAATGTCGCGCAGGCCGTGACCGCGCTGCTGGAGCGCGCGACGGTGCGCGGCGTCCTCGGCTTCGGGATCGCGGGGGCGTATCCCGGCTCCGGACTGGAGATCGGGAACGTCGCGCTCGCCTCGTCCGCCATCTACGGAGACGAGGGTGTGCAGGCGCCCGGCGGCTGGATATCTACCGAAGCCATCGGCATCCCGCTGCACCGGCGCGGCGACACCGTCTGCTACAACGAGTTCGCCGCGGACCCGGCGCGGATGGATGCGGCGCGGGCGGCGCTGGAGGCGGCGGGCATCGCGACGCGCGTGGGCCCGTTCGTGACCGTGTCGTGCTGCTCCGGCACCGCCGCGCGCGGCGAGGAGCTGGCGCGGCGCTTCGGCGCGCTGTGCGAGGGGATGGAGGGCGCGGCGCTGGCGCACGTCTGCGCCATCTACGGCGTGCCGTTCCTGGAGCTGCGCGCCGTGAGCAACCACGTGGAGGACCGCGACATGAGCCGCTGGCGCATCCGCGAGGCGGCCGTCGCGGCGCAGAAGGCGGCGCGCGTGGTGGCCGCTGCCTGGAACATCGACACATCTACCGAAGGACCGGAGGATAGATGA
- a CDS encoding 1,4-dihydroxy-6-naphthoate synthase: MTGKTDLTLGYSPCPNDTFIFDALVHGRIDAGGMKFTERLEDVETLNQLARAGELDVTKVSYGAIPYLLNDYVLLRSGGALGRGCGPLLVAREPLEAGDLSGKRVAIPGRFTTAYLLLRLFAPALGEPVELVYSDIMPAVERGEVDAGLIIHESRFTYPQHGLVKVVDLGEWWERETGLPIPLGGILARRSLGEPALRALEDGVRRSVDFAFAHPDASREYVRANAQEMEEAVQQQHIDLYVNHFSSDLGDEGEAAIRELFARGRAAGAIPPGAETSIFI; this comes from the coding sequence ATGACCGGCAAGACCGATCTGACCCTGGGCTACTCGCCCTGCCCCAACGACACATTCATCTTCGACGCGCTGGTGCACGGCCGCATCGACGCTGGCGGCATGAAGTTCACGGAGCGCCTGGAAGACGTGGAGACGCTGAACCAGCTCGCGCGCGCGGGCGAGCTGGACGTGACCAAGGTCTCCTACGGCGCCATCCCGTACCTGCTGAACGACTACGTGCTCCTGCGCAGTGGCGGCGCGCTGGGGCGCGGGTGCGGGCCCCTGCTCGTGGCGCGCGAGCCGTTGGAGGCGGGCGACCTCTCGGGAAAGCGCGTCGCCATCCCCGGCCGCTTCACCACGGCGTACCTGCTGCTGCGGCTCTTCGCGCCCGCGCTGGGCGAGCCCGTGGAGCTGGTATACAGCGACATCATGCCCGCCGTGGAGCGCGGCGAGGTTGACGCGGGGCTCATCATCCACGAGTCGCGCTTCACGTATCCGCAGCACGGGCTGGTGAAGGTCGTCGACCTGGGCGAGTGGTGGGAGCGTGAGACGGGGCTGCCCATCCCGCTGGGCGGCATCCTGGCGCGCCGCAGCCTGGGCGAGCCGGCATTGCGTGCGCTGGAAGACGGCGTGCGCCGCTCGGTGGACTTCGCGTTCGCGCACCCGGACGCCTCGCGCGAGTACGTGCGCGCCAACGCACAGGAGATGGAAGAGGCCGTCCAGCAGCAGCACATCGACCTGTACGTCAACCACTTCTCGTCGGACCTGGGCGACGAGGGCGAAGCCGCCATCCGCGAGCTCTTCGCCCGCGGCCGTGCCGCCGGTGCCATCCCCCCCGGTGCCGAGACGTCGATCTTCATCTGA